One window of Gloeothece citriformis PCC 7424 genomic DNA carries:
- a CDS encoding sulfurtransferase, with protein sequence MQDPSIISPQWLVNHLNDENLVIIDCRFRLATPQWGYQQYLISHIPGAFYLDLDRDLSSPIGKHGGRHPLPNPETLAPKLESLGITWGKTFVVAYDDFRFAFASRLWWLLRYFGHFQVALLDGGWNGWTKEGYPVTDQLITPKPGQFMPQLQSDWIVDINTVKEKKDLPSVTLIDSRAGERYRGEYEPTDPVAGHIPGAVNAFWERVSDEQGYFRPLEEQKPLWSPYQDSSELILYCGSGVTACVNLLSLEMLGYKNTKLYPGGWSDWCSYVVDNS encoded by the coding sequence ATGCAAGATCCATCAATTATATCTCCTCAATGGCTCGTTAATCATCTCAATGATGAAAACCTAGTAATAATTGATTGTCGCTTTCGTTTAGCCACTCCACAATGGGGATATCAACAGTATTTAATCAGTCATATTCCTGGGGCTTTTTATCTGGATTTAGATCGAGATTTATCCTCTCCTATCGGAAAACACGGAGGCCGCCATCCTCTACCTAATCCCGAAACTTTAGCCCCTAAATTAGAAAGTCTCGGTATTACTTGGGGGAAAACTTTTGTCGTGGCTTATGACGATTTTCGTTTTGCTTTTGCTTCCCGATTATGGTGGTTATTGCGTTATTTTGGCCATTTTCAGGTGGCGTTACTCGATGGGGGATGGAATGGATGGACTAAAGAAGGATATCCCGTGACAGATCAATTAATCACCCCCAAACCCGGCCAATTTATGCCTCAACTTCAATCCGACTGGATAGTTGATATTAATACCGTTAAGGAAAAAAAAGATTTACCCTCTGTCACCTTAATTGATTCTAGGGCAGGAGAGCGCTATCGGGGAGAATACGAACCCACTGATCCGGTTGCCGGTCATATTCCTGGGGCTGTTAATGCCTTCTGGGAGAGGGTTTCTGACGAGCAGGGATATTTCCGTCCCCTAGAAGAACAAAAGCCATTGTGGAGTCCTTATCAAGACTCATCGGAACTGATTCTCTATTGCGGTTCTGGGGTAACGGCTTGCGTTAATCTTTTATCATTGGAAATGTTAGGATACAAAAATACTAAGTTGTATCCCGGCGGATGGAGTGATTGGTGTTCTTACGTAGTTGATAACTCGTAA
- a CDS encoding ATP-binding protein: MKIFFKVESDLNALDKVLSHFEQINQGWISRKDWLQCQLALAEGFTNAVRHAHKGLSPTIPIEIEITLTNEQIKIMIWDYGNPFNLPQFLKENVTSDNYWSSHGRGLSILQQIADHLDYIRTEQNRNCLIIIKQFPNQQENQ, from the coding sequence TTGAAAATTTTCTTTAAAGTTGAAAGCGATCTCAACGCATTAGATAAAGTTTTATCTCATTTTGAGCAGATTAATCAAGGTTGGATTTCCCGAAAAGATTGGTTACAGTGTCAATTAGCCCTAGCAGAAGGGTTTACTAATGCAGTACGCCATGCTCATAAAGGATTATCCCCGACTATTCCGATTGAAATTGAGATTACTTTAACTAATGAACAGATTAAAATTATGATTTGGGATTATGGAAACCCGTTTAATTTGCCACAATTTCTCAAGGAAAATGTTACCTCTGATAACTATTGGTCTAGTCATGGAAGAGGATTAAGTATCTTACAACAAATTGCGGATCACTTAGATTATATCCGCACTGAGCAAAATCGAAATTGCCTGATCATCATTAAACAATTTCCTAATCAACAAGAGAACCAGTAA